One window from the genome of Erwinia sorbitola encodes:
- a CDS encoding Ig-like domain-containing protein, which yields MTWQNWFGSTKRASSQNVTNPKEMISNSVPRTVPAAWLLEPRMLFDGAIAATVVENAANSATASDTHATAADSKADSHADSSHAAATTNTASETTSSSDQHHNSDSSDSQSDAVTPAATPARHEVVFIDTSLKNYQTLVDGIQPGVEIVLIDGSKDGLQQIASWASTHSGYDAIHIFSHGSEGKLNLGSTVLTDSSIKSADVQAALAVIGQSLKADGDLLLYGCDVGAGSDGAAFVADLAAATGADVAASVDATGSSKIGGDWVLEKSIGDIDTAALHIDGYQDVLSVVTFSESDSDLDGSTLSITRPVEGQNITFAVPNNGAYMGLDMSSYGTGIYALDGSINGSNTSLVISSPAGYSFDLTGLKGIATTGILHFELTFSNGTTGSFNAVVSENGYTAISNFSTAINDVTRVVITSNDYSALQDITISDVKPIAPAVVSVSATTANGAYKAGDTVMVTVNFSSVVMVNTTGGTPTLLLETGTIDRLATYVSGSGTSQLIFSYTVSNGDQSADLNYVSSSSLALNGSTISDSNSVNATLTLPDTGAQYSLGWGKNIVIDTQLPTATITLSDTALKTGETATVTIIFSEAVSGFDNSDLTVANGTLSAVSSADGGVTWIATFTPDSSVTDNTNTIGLAMSGVHDVAGNNGSGNVSSPNYAIDTLRPTASIVVADNTLTAGETSLVTITFNEAVTGFTLADLSVENGVMSGLSTSDGGITWTATLTPVSNASDATNVITLANSGVADLAGNAGSGTTNSNNFSVSTRQPTSTIVIADNTLNIGKTSQVTITFSEAVTGFTNADLVVANGTLSAVSSSDGITWTATLTPTADTTDATNAITLDNSGVQNAAGNIGIGSATSNNYAVDTHRPTATITMSDTALKIGDTSTVTITFSEAVSGLTNADVTTTNGGLSLISSADGGLTWTATFTPTSNITDTSNIITLDNTGIADLAGNAGSGSTESVSYSIDTRRPNATIVVADNALTAGETSLVTITFSEAVTGFTNADLTVTNGTLSAVSSSDGGVTWIATFTPVLGFKSASNQITLNNAGVADLAGNAGSGNISSNNFSIDTQRPTASVVVADNALRIGETSLVTITFTEPVTGFTNADLTVANGTLTAVTTSDGGMTWTATFTPSSDLTNAANMIIVDNTGVENMSGNAGSGTTSSNNYAIDTQRPTATIVMADNALAAGETSLVTITFSEAVTGFSNADVTVTNGSLTALSSSDGGMTWTATFTPTEGTNNASNAIVLDNSGVTDLAGNAGSGTTESGNYSIDTLRPTATIVMADSTLAAGESSLVTITFSEAVTGFSNSSLTVPNGTLSAVSSADGGLTWTATYTPATNVRDTTNLIVLNNTSVADLAGNLGTGTTSSVNFTIDTVRPAATVVVADPSLRAGQSSQVTITFTEAVTGFTNADLTVAGGTLSAVNSIDGGITWTATFTPAASLTSTSNLISLDNTGVANASGNTGSGTTVSNNYSIDTALPAASIVVSNPLMGNGATSLVTITFSEAVSGFDLSDISVANGTLNNLSSADGGITWTATLTPTAGVTDSTNLVLVDTSGVQDAAGNAGSGSAISNNYALDATPPVGTITLSDTQLTAGETARVTITFNEAVTGFSNADLKVSNGTLSAVVSTDGGITWTALFTPTAGTVAAGNLITLDNSGVTDLAGNAGSGSSASPAFSIDSRPVEPTTTVAGNPQFLSTDGQPGAAALAGGDGPRSQIQLITLPDVPAGLLASGSTIFGATTGLSTTPSAAIVFSQPGQGGGAAAPSALAAVFSQNDVNHYEPGVIRSQSVDLNQPMGGRSTLAGLFGGINLPGTTDLEVFSGSSWKSVSDNSITGAIAPTSVFGAPVFSQQLQWLDEVQSQQVASLEVALKNIKPAV from the coding sequence ATGACATGGCAAAACTGGTTCGGCAGCACTAAGCGGGCGTCATCTCAGAATGTGACGAACCCCAAAGAAATGATTAGTAATTCTGTTCCCCGTACCGTGCCTGCCGCCTGGCTGCTTGAGCCGCGTATGCTGTTCGATGGTGCCATTGCTGCCACAGTAGTTGAGAACGCGGCGAACAGCGCCACGGCGTCGGATACCCACGCGACGGCCGCAGATAGCAAGGCAGACAGCCACGCCGACAGCTCCCACGCTGCGGCCACGACAAATACTGCCAGCGAAACAACCAGCAGCAGCGATCAACATCACAACAGTGACAGCAGTGACAGCCAGAGCGATGCCGTGACGCCAGCGGCCACCCCGGCGCGCCATGAAGTGGTGTTTATCGACACTTCCCTTAAGAATTATCAGACGCTGGTGGACGGTATCCAGCCCGGCGTTGAAATCGTCCTGATCGATGGCAGCAAAGATGGATTACAGCAGATCGCCAGCTGGGCCTCGACGCATAGCGGTTACGACGCGATTCATATCTTTTCCCACGGCTCGGAAGGCAAGCTTAACCTTGGCAGTACCGTACTGACCGACAGCAGCATCAAATCTGCCGATGTGCAGGCGGCGCTGGCGGTGATTGGTCAGTCGCTGAAGGCCGACGGTGACCTGCTGCTGTACGGCTGCGATGTTGGAGCAGGCAGCGACGGCGCGGCGTTTGTTGCCGATCTGGCAGCGGCGACCGGGGCAGATGTGGCCGCTTCAGTCGATGCAACCGGCAGCAGCAAGATAGGCGGCGACTGGGTGCTGGAAAAAAGCATCGGAGATATCGATACCGCCGCGCTGCATATAGACGGTTACCAGGACGTGCTGTCGGTGGTGACCTTCAGTGAAAGTGATAGCGATCTTGACGGCTCTACTCTGAGTATTACGCGTCCGGTTGAAGGACAGAACATCACGTTTGCTGTTCCCAATAACGGCGCTTATATGGGCTTAGATATGTCCAGCTATGGCACAGGGATATATGCTCTGGATGGCTCTATCAACGGCAGTAATACCAGCCTGGTGATCTCATCACCGGCAGGCTACAGCTTCGATCTCACCGGGCTGAAAGGAATAGCCACCACCGGTATTCTGCACTTTGAGCTGACCTTCTCTAACGGCACCACCGGCTCGTTTAACGCTGTGGTCAGTGAAAACGGCTATACCGCTATCAGCAACTTTTCAACGGCGATCAATGATGTTACCCGGGTGGTCATCACCTCCAATGATTATTCGGCACTGCAGGATATCACCATCTCCGATGTGAAGCCGATCGCGCCTGCGGTGGTCAGTGTTAGCGCCACCACGGCCAACGGTGCCTATAAAGCCGGTGATACGGTTATGGTTACCGTTAATTTCTCCTCAGTAGTGATGGTGAATACCACCGGTGGCACGCCCACTCTGCTACTGGAAACCGGTACTATCGACCGACTGGCAACCTACGTCAGCGGTTCAGGCACCAGTCAGCTTATCTTCAGCTATACGGTGTCAAATGGCGATCAAAGTGCCGATCTGAATTATGTCAGCAGCAGTTCGCTGGCGCTGAATGGCAGCACCATCAGCGATAGCAACAGTGTAAACGCCACCCTGACGCTGCCAGATACTGGCGCGCAGTATTCCCTGGGGTGGGGAAAAAATATTGTTATCGATACCCAGCTGCCAACGGCCACTATCACACTCAGTGATACCGCGCTGAAGACCGGTGAGACGGCAACGGTGACCATCATCTTTAGCGAAGCGGTTAGCGGATTTGATAATTCGGATTTAACCGTGGCAAACGGTACCTTAAGTGCGGTGTCCTCAGCCGATGGCGGTGTCACCTGGATAGCAACCTTTACGCCTGACAGCAGCGTTACCGACAATACAAATACTATCGGCCTCGCAATGAGTGGGGTGCACGATGTGGCGGGGAATAACGGCAGCGGTAACGTCAGCTCGCCCAACTACGCTATTGATACATTGCGCCCTACCGCCAGCATTGTGGTGGCTGATAACACGCTGACCGCAGGCGAAACCTCTTTAGTTACCATCACTTTCAACGAAGCGGTTACAGGCTTCACCCTCGCCGATCTTAGCGTGGAAAATGGCGTGATGAGCGGCTTGAGCACTTCTGATGGCGGCATCACCTGGACGGCAACGCTTACCCCTGTCTCAAATGCCAGTGACGCTACCAATGTGATCACGCTGGCCAACAGCGGCGTGGCAGATCTGGCAGGTAATGCGGGCAGCGGCACCACAAACTCGAACAATTTTAGCGTGTCGACCCGGCAGCCAACCTCAACGATCGTTATCGCGGATAACACGCTGAATATCGGGAAAACCTCGCAGGTAACTATCACTTTCAGCGAGGCGGTCACCGGCTTTACCAACGCGGATTTGGTGGTGGCTAACGGTACGTTAAGCGCGGTGAGTTCATCAGATGGTATTACCTGGACAGCCACCCTTACGCCAACGGCTGACACTACCGATGCCACCAACGCGATTACGCTGGACAATAGCGGCGTACAGAATGCCGCGGGAAATATCGGCATCGGCTCGGCAACCTCGAACAATTATGCTGTTGATACCCATCGCCCGACGGCAACGATTACTATGAGTGATACCGCGTTGAAAATTGGCGATACCTCGACGGTCACCATCACCTTCTCTGAGGCCGTCAGCGGGCTTACCAATGCAGATGTGACTACTACTAACGGAGGACTGAGCCTGATTAGTTCAGCCGACGGCGGTCTCACCTGGACGGCAACCTTTACGCCAACATCAAATATCACTGATACCAGCAATATCATTACGCTGGATAACACCGGCATCGCTGACCTTGCAGGTAACGCCGGCAGCGGCAGCACCGAATCAGTCAGCTATTCGATAGACACCCGTCGGCCGAACGCCACCATCGTGGTGGCCGATAATGCCCTCACCGCAGGTGAAACGTCGCTGGTCACCATCACCTTCTCGGAGGCGGTAACCGGTTTTACTAACGCGGATCTGACCGTGACAAACGGCACCTTAAGTGCGGTCAGTAGCTCTGATGGTGGCGTCACCTGGATAGCAACCTTTACTCCGGTACTGGGCTTCAAAAGTGCCAGTAATCAGATCACCCTGAATAACGCGGGGGTGGCGGATCTGGCGGGCAATGCGGGAAGCGGTAATATCAGCTCAAATAACTTCAGTATTGATACCCAAAGACCGACCGCCAGCGTTGTGGTTGCGGATAATGCTCTCAGGATTGGTGAAACTTCGCTGGTCACCATCACCTTCACAGAACCGGTAACCGGATTTACCAACGCGGATTTAACCGTTGCTAACGGAACCTTAACAGCGGTCACCACCTCAGACGGCGGCATGACCTGGACGGCGACCTTTACACCATCCAGCGACCTGACAAATGCCGCTAACATGATTATCGTGGATAACACCGGGGTAGAGAATATGTCGGGCAATGCCGGTAGTGGCACAACCAGCTCCAATAACTACGCCATTGATACCCAGCGCCCGACGGCCACCATCGTGATGGCGGATAATGCTCTGGCCGCCGGTGAAACCTCGCTGGTGACCATTACCTTCTCTGAGGCGGTAACCGGCTTTAGCAATGCTGATGTCACTGTGACTAACGGCAGCTTAACCGCTCTCAGCTCCTCTGACGGCGGCATGACCTGGACGGCAACCTTTACGCCAACGGAGGGAACCAATAATGCCAGCAATGCGATCGTGCTGGATAATTCCGGGGTGACGGATCTGGCGGGCAATGCGGGCAGCGGCACCACCGAGTCAGGCAACTATTCGATTGATACCCTGCGGCCAACCGCCACCATTGTTATGGCTGACAGTACGCTGGCGGCTGGCGAATCTTCACTGGTGACCATCACCTTCTCGGAGGCGGTCACCGGTTTCAGTAACAGTTCACTCACTGTGCCCAATGGCACCCTCAGTGCGGTAAGTTCAGCGGATGGCGGTCTCACCTGGACGGCGACCTATACTCCGGCGACGAATGTTCGTGATACCACTAACCTGATTGTGCTGAATAATACTTCCGTAGCGGATCTGGCGGGCAATCTGGGTACGGGCACCACCAGTTCCGTTAATTTCACCATTGATACCGTGCGCCCAGCCGCTACGGTGGTGGTGGCGGATCCGTCGCTGAGAGCAGGACAAAGCTCACAGGTGACCATTACCTTCACGGAGGCGGTCACCGGTTTTACTAATGCCGATCTGACCGTTGCGGGCGGTACGTTAAGCGCAGTCAATTCAATCGATGGCGGTATAACCTGGACGGCGACCTTTACCCCGGCCGCCAGCCTGACCAGCACCAGCAATCTGATCAGTCTGGATAATACCGGCGTTGCGAATGCTTCCGGCAACACAGGGAGCGGTACGACGGTTTCCAATAACTACAGCATCGATACAGCCTTACCAGCGGCCTCCATCGTGGTGAGCAATCCGTTAATGGGTAACGGGGCGACCTCGCTGGTGACGATCACCTTCTCTGAAGCGGTCAGCGGTTTTGATTTGTCCGATATCTCGGTGGCGAATGGCACACTGAACAACCTGAGTTCCGCGGACGGCGGCATCACCTGGACGGCAACGCTGACGCCGACGGCAGGAGTGACCGACAGCACTAACCTGGTGCTGGTGGATACCAGCGGGGTGCAGGATGCCGCCGGAAATGCGGGCAGCGGTAGCGCCATTTCCAATAATTATGCCCTGGACGCTACGCCGCCTGTCGGCACCATTACCCTGAGTGACACTCAGCTCACCGCAGGGGAAACGGCCCGGGTAACGATCACCTTCAATGAGGCGGTTACAGGCTTCAGCAATGCCGACCTGAAGGTCAGCAACGGCACGCTGAGTGCAGTAGTCTCGACGGATGGTGGTATCACCTGGACGGCACTCTTTACCCCGACGGCGGGAACGGTTGCGGCGGGTAATCTGATCACTCTTGATAACAGCGGCGTCACCGACCTGGCTGGCAATGCGGGCAGCGGCAGCAGCGCCTCCCCAGCGTTCTCCATCGACAGCCGTCCGGTAGAACCGACCACCACCGTTGCGGGTAATCCGCAGTTTCTGTCAACCGACGGGCAGCCAGGTGCAGCGGCGCTTGCGGGCGGTGACGGCCCGCGCAGTCAGATTCAGCTTATCACGCTGCCGGATGTGCCCGCTGGTCTGCTGGCCTCCGGTTCAACCATCTTTGGCGCGACCACCGGCTTAAGTACTACGCCTTCAGCGGCTATCGTCTTCAGCCAGCCCGGTCAGGGTGGCGGAGCGGCAGCGCCCTCTGCGCTGGCAGCCGTCTTTAGTCAGAATGATGTTAACCATTACGAACCCGGCGTGATCCGCTCTCAGTCGGTTGATCTGAATCAGCCGATGGGCGGCAGATCGACCCTTGCCGGGCTGTTTGGCGGCATCAACCTGCCAGGCACCACCGATCTTGAAGTGTTCTCCGGCAGCAGCTGGAAGAGCGTCTCTGACAACAGCATTACAGGCGCAATTGCCCCGACCTCCGTGTTTGGTGCGCCGGTATTCAGCCAGCAGTTGCAGTGGCTGGATGAGGTTCAGTCGCAGCAGGTGGCCTCGCTCGAAGTGGCCCTTAAAAATATAAAGCCGGCAGTCTAA
- a CDS encoding TolC family protein: protein MHKYGKIFSVSVIALLISGCAVSTQPIDKKASQQRADADLTAMFKNQDPVTAPITLHDAMARALKYNLEARLKVMEQALSQQQVDLSRFDLLPKMAAEAGYATRDNYSASSSRSVESGNQSLEPSTSQDRTRRVADLTMVWNILDFGVSYVTAHQQSDKRWIAEERRRKVTHTIVQDVQSAYWRAVAAERLLGRIDTLIGRVNMARENSQKMSTQKVGDLIEAYSYQRALLDATRQLEEQRRALSLAKTELATLMNLPLGTSYTLALPDREQLVEPALNVPMDDLEKAALVNRPELREQDYQVRISAAETRKSLLRMLPGIELSIGGNYDSNSFLVNQSWVDAGAKVTWNLFNLLSGPAAYDVAKAGESVSELRRQAMSMAVLAQLYVARANFNEALRQYHTGKELQVLDSEILAQLNNRYQAGSIGELQLIQGELNAVNTSLRNDLAYAELRNAYGQVFVTVGLDPLPEAQKLTDIPSVGQALDRTEKRWAAGNISL, encoded by the coding sequence ATGCATAAATATGGAAAAATCTTCAGCGTTAGCGTGATTGCTCTGTTGATTAGCGGCTGTGCGGTCTCTACGCAGCCCATAGATAAGAAGGCCAGCCAGCAGCGCGCCGATGCCGATCTCACTGCGATGTTTAAGAATCAGGATCCTGTGACCGCACCGATCACCCTGCACGATGCGATGGCCCGTGCGCTGAAATATAACCTTGAAGCGCGACTGAAAGTCATGGAGCAGGCGCTGTCTCAGCAGCAGGTCGATCTGTCACGCTTCGATCTGCTGCCGAAAATGGCGGCGGAAGCCGGGTATGCTACCCGCGATAACTACAGCGCCTCCAGCAGCCGCAGCGTTGAATCCGGTAACCAGTCGCTGGAGCCATCAACCTCACAGGATCGTACCCGTCGCGTGGCCGATCTGACGATGGTGTGGAACATTCTCGACTTTGGCGTCAGCTACGTAACCGCCCATCAGCAGTCGGACAAACGCTGGATTGCTGAAGAGCGACGCCGCAAGGTCACTCATACAATCGTGCAGGATGTGCAGTCCGCATACTGGCGCGCCGTGGCGGCTGAACGCCTGCTGGGCCGCATTGATACCTTAATTGGCCGCGTCAATATGGCGCGGGAAAACAGCCAGAAAATGTCGACGCAAAAAGTCGGCGATCTGATTGAAGCCTACAGCTATCAGCGCGCACTGCTGGATGCTACCCGCCAGCTGGAAGAGCAGCGCCGGGCGCTGTCGCTGGCAAAAACTGAGCTGGCCACGCTGATGAACCTGCCGCTGGGCACCAGCTATACGCTGGCACTGCCTGATCGGGAACAGCTGGTGGAACCGGCGCTGAATGTACCGATGGACGATCTGGAAAAAGCAGCGCTGGTGAATCGCCCGGAACTGCGCGAGCAGGACTACCAGGTGCGCATCAGTGCGGCTGAAACACGGAAATCCCTGCTGCGGATGCTGCCGGGTATTGAACTCTCCATTGGGGGGAATTACGACAGCAACTCCTTCCTGGTGAACCAGAGCTGGGTCGATGCCGGGGCAAAAGTAACCTGGAACCTGTTTAATCTGCTCTCTGGTCCGGCGGCCTACGATGTGGCCAAAGCGGGGGAGAGTGTTTCCGAGCTGCGCCGCCAGGCAATGTCGATGGCGGTGCTGGCGCAGCTCTACGTGGCGCGTGCCAACTTTAATGAAGCGCTGCGTCAGTATCACACCGGTAAAGAGTTGCAGGTACTCGACAGTGAAATTCTGGCGCAGCTGAATAACCGCTATCAGGCTGGCAGCATTGGTGAACTGCAACTGATCCAGGGAGAACTTAATGCGGTGAATACTTCGCTGCGTAACGATCTCGCCTATGCGGAACTGCGCAACGCCTACGGACAGGTATTTGTTACCGTGGGTCTTGATCCGCTGCCGGAAGCACAGAAGCTGACGGATATTCCGTCCGTCGGGCAGGCACTGGATCGCACCGAAAAACGCTGGGCAGCCGGCAATATTTCACTGTAA
- a CDS encoding efflux RND transporter periplasmic adaptor subunit, whose product MSSTAPPAPERVFAEFFQLECRARAAKTSETLAWSIVNDGQKLFGFRHVALIINGRVRAVTGVSVPDPHAPFIAFIERAAKQLIAGQHAGEAGIIQADWLDAQSQRDWQTLSAAEALWVPLNDRHGQLFGGLWLARDTPWQEAERLLAQQLGDVYSHAWLALEPRKAWQPRLPKLKILAAAVAVIVVMLIPVRQSVLAPAEVVPLGGRVVTAPLDGVIAQFMVKPNQPVKKDDLLVRFDNTVLKAQADVAERALDVAEAERRTGGQRAFQDADSKSKLDLLSAQVEQKRAELNYARDLLQRSEVRAERDGIAVFADAERLVGKPVRTGERLMELADPRQAELKIELDVGDVIPFPADAGVALFLDSDPLHRHDAQLTRVAYEAAMTPSGLLAYRLDARFVNSTPRIGLRGTAKIYGEYVPLAAYLFRRPLAALRKTVGL is encoded by the coding sequence GTGAGCAGCACGGCTCCTCCGGCACCAGAGCGGGTGTTTGCCGAGTTTTTCCAGCTTGAATGCCGGGCCAGAGCGGCAAAAACCAGCGAAACTCTCGCCTGGTCAATAGTTAACGATGGCCAGAAATTGTTCGGCTTTCGCCATGTGGCGCTGATTATCAATGGCCGCGTGCGCGCGGTTACCGGGGTGTCAGTGCCCGATCCCCATGCGCCGTTTATCGCCTTTATTGAGCGTGCTGCAAAGCAGCTGATCGCCGGGCAGCATGCTGGCGAAGCCGGCATCATTCAGGCGGACTGGCTGGATGCACAGTCACAGCGTGACTGGCAGACGCTGTCAGCGGCAGAAGCGCTGTGGGTGCCGCTTAACGATCGCCACGGGCAGCTGTTTGGTGGGCTGTGGCTGGCGCGTGATACTCCCTGGCAGGAGGCAGAGCGCCTGCTGGCGCAGCAGCTTGGCGATGTCTACAGCCACGCCTGGCTGGCGCTGGAGCCGCGCAAAGCCTGGCAACCCCGGCTGCCTAAATTAAAAATTCTGGCGGCCGCCGTAGCGGTGATAGTTGTGATGCTGATCCCGGTCAGGCAGTCGGTGCTGGCCCCGGCCGAAGTGGTGCCGCTGGGGGGCAGGGTGGTGACGGCTCCGCTCGATGGCGTGATTGCGCAGTTTATGGTGAAACCCAACCAGCCGGTGAAAAAGGACGACCTGCTGGTACGTTTTGATAACACAGTACTAAAAGCACAGGCTGATGTGGCTGAACGGGCGCTGGATGTGGCGGAGGCCGAGCGGCGCACTGGCGGCCAGCGTGCTTTCCAGGATGCTGATTCCAAATCCAAACTTGATCTTCTTTCCGCCCAGGTGGAGCAGAAACGGGCGGAGCTTAACTATGCACGCGATCTGCTGCAACGCAGCGAAGTGCGCGCCGAACGCGACGGTATTGCGGTATTTGCCGATGCGGAACGGCTGGTGGGCAAACCGGTAAGAACCGGCGAGCGGCTGATGGAGCTGGCCGACCCGCGCCAGGCAGAGCTAAAAATCGAGCTGGATGTGGGTGATGTTATCCCGTTTCCGGCCGATGCGGGGGTAGCGCTGTTTCTTGACAGCGATCCGCTGCATCGCCACGACGCGCAGCTGACCCGTGTTGCCTATGAAGCCGCCATGACGCCCTCTGGTCTGCTGGCCTACCGTCTGGATGCGCGTTTCGTGAACAGCACTCCGCGTATCGGGCTGCGCGGTACGGCAAAAATCTACGGTGAGTATGTTCCGCTGGCGGCCTATCTGTTCCGTCGGCCGCTGGCGGCACTGCGTAAAACGGTAGGTCTGTAA
- a CDS encoding efflux RND transporter periplasmic adaptor subunit translates to MNSKIRYSLMVMAALCATSQPGYAAGELQLDPVAATHAAPEGKAREARGVLRAVDQAVLSSELNAKITEMPFREGEAFNKGDLLVKFDCSAYQAQLSASQAAMRAAQQEVSQNRQLAAMKSVGRNAVALSEARLAQAAAESQVYQIQTSRCRVIAPFSGQVVSRKAQVSEYLAQGAPLLEIVDNRHLEINLLVPSSWLASLKPKQTFTFTPDETGTELQAEIVRVGARIDESSQTLVLIGRVTQADSGLIAGMSGSARFTDPQ, encoded by the coding sequence TTGAACAGCAAAATCCGATATTCTCTCATGGTGATGGCCGCGCTGTGCGCGACCTCACAGCCAGGCTATGCCGCCGGTGAGTTACAGCTCGACCCGGTGGCCGCCACTCACGCGGCCCCGGAGGGAAAAGCCCGGGAAGCTCGCGGCGTGCTGCGGGCGGTCGACCAGGCGGTACTCTCCAGCGAACTGAATGCCAAAATTACTGAGATGCCGTTTCGTGAAGGCGAAGCCTTTAACAAAGGCGACCTGCTGGTAAAGTTTGACTGTTCCGCCTATCAGGCGCAGCTATCAGCATCCCAGGCGGCGATGCGTGCCGCGCAGCAGGAGGTAAGCCAAAACCGTCAGCTGGCGGCGATGAAATCCGTTGGCCGCAATGCGGTGGCGCTGTCGGAGGCGCGACTGGCACAGGCAGCGGCGGAAAGTCAGGTTTATCAGATTCAGACCAGCCGCTGTCGCGTTATTGCACCGTTTTCCGGGCAGGTAGTATCGCGTAAAGCACAGGTTTCTGAATATCTGGCGCAGGGCGCTCCGCTGCTGGAAATCGTTGATAACCGCCATCTCGAAATTAATCTGCTGGTGCCGTCGAGCTGGTTAGCCAGCCTGAAGCCGAAGCAGACGTTTACCTTTACTCCTGATGAAACCGGAACCGAGTTGCAGGCGGAAATAGTCCGCGTGGGCGCGCGTATTGATGAAAGCAGCCAGACTCTGGTGCTGATTGGTCGTGTCACTCAGGCTGACAGCGGCCTGATTGCAGGGATGAGCGGCAGCGCACGCTTTACGGATCCGCAGTGA